The genomic window GGCAACATCGGCTTGGTACAGTGCTACTGACAGTCCCTTTGTACGCAATGTTTCGTAGAAATTCCTTGCTTCATTTTCAGAACGGTGATAGTTTATTAATACATTATAACCGTTTACTGCAAACAACTCTGCGATTTTTCTTCCAATCCCCCTTGAAGCTCCTGTTACAATTACTGTTTTGGATTTAGCCATAATATAACCTACCTTACTTATCTTTAAACTATTGTGCAATTCAACTTCATTGGTATCTACTTACTAATTCTACCACATCAGGGAAATCTATACCAAGCTGTTTTACAGTCTCAAGGGTAGGCACTCCGTTGGAATTCCAGCCCCTGCGCTTATATACCGCATCACACAGCTTTTGATACTGGGATTCCCTGTATTCCCGGAGGATCTTCATTTTTTCTTCGGTGGGTTTTTCCTCAATATCATATCCCAATTCATTCAGCTGTTTGTCATACCTTTCTTTATGCCCCGCACCCGTTACACAATTCTGGTTTTGTCTTTACTATTTTCATTAAGTCACCCCCAATACATTTTACTCTTGTCTACATCCAGAGTCACCGAATGATAATACTGCCACATTTTTTAAAACCTCCGCCGCCGGGCCAAAAGAGTACTCGACCGGCGGAACACCTTTTGATATGGCTTTTACAACGTCTTCGTCAAAGGGTATTTTCCCTATGACCTCAATACCTTTATAAATACAGTACTGTTCGATCTCTTTGCTTTTTTCTTGCGCCAGGTCGAACTTATTGATCACTACCTTTACGGTTACTTTAAAATTCTCCGCCAGCTTCAATACTCTCTCCAAATCATGCAATCCCGCGGCGGTAGGCTCCGTTACGATCAGAGCCACATCGGCTCCGGAAAGGGTGGAAATTACCGGGCAGCCGATTCCCGGCGGGCCGTCGGTGATTATATATTTATATCCTTCTCTTTCGGCTATATCCCGGGCGGTCTTTTTTACCAGCGAAACCAGTTTGCCAGAATTTTCCTCGGCTATTCCCAGCCTGGCATGGACCATGGGGCCGTATCTGGTGTCAGAGATATACCAGTGGCCCGAAAGAGTGTCAACCATGTCAATGGCCTTTTCAGGACATATATTATAGCATACCCCGCAGCCCTCGCAAAAAGTGGGGTTTACTTTAAAATCTTTTATGGCATCAAAGCGGCATACTGTTTCACATTTGCCGCACCTTATGCATTTATGTTCACTTATGCGAGCCTTCTGACTTCCCCAGAACTTAAAGGTGTCTTTAATCTTCGGGTTTAAAAGCAGGTATAGGTCGGCTGCATCCACGTCACAGTCGGTCAAAACCGCATCTTTTGCTAAAGCCGCAAGAGAGGCCGTCACTGTAGTCTTTCCTGTACCACCTTTACCGCTCAGTACAATTATTTCCTTCATGCCTCCACCCGCCTTTCTATGGCCTTCCATAAGTTGTTAAAGGACTGTCTGAGCTCGGGAAATTCTTCAACGAGCAGTCCCCCCCGGGCACAGCAGGCCGCATACCGCCGGTCAAAGGGAATCTTCATCAGCAGGGGTATATTCTGCTCCTGCAGATATTTTTCGACTTCACCATCTCCCATACCCGCCCTGTTTATTACGACACCAAAGGAAATCCCGAGTTCCCTGACAACCCCCACGGCCAGCTGCAAATCACTCAAGCCGAAGGGTGTGGGTTCCGTCACCAGCACACAGTAATCGGCTCCAGATACAGCATTTATCATGGGACACGATGTGCCCGGCGGTGAATCGATTATTACCGCAGGGCCACTTTTTATCCGGCTTTTCACTTTCTTGATTACCGGTGGAGCCAGAACCGAGCCGATGGAAAGTGTCCCCTGGACAAATTCTATACCTTTCGCAGTGCCCCGTTCCACAAGCCCTATTTCTTTATGTATTTCCGTTATGGCTCCCGCCGGGCAGAGCAGGCTGCATCCCCCGCAGCCGTGGCAGAGTTCCTCAAACACCAGTATCTTTTTGCCCAGATCCGCCAGGGCGTGATAGGCGCATATTCTGGTGCAAATTCCACAGTGGGTGCATTTATCGGAATCTATGGAAGGCACTGGCAGTGTAACGGACTCCCTTTCTGTAAATTCCGGCATTAAGAAAAGGTGGGCGTTAGGTTCTTCCACATCACAATCTAATAGTGCTACCGGCATTTTGTCTTTTAATGAAACGGCAAGATTGGCGGCTACCGTGGTCTTCCCGGTGCCGCCTTTCCCGCTGGCAATGGCAATTATCATGTTTTCACCGCCATTTGGAAAATAATCTTGAGCTTCAGTGGGAGCAATGCCCACCATGGTCTCCTTCTCCATGGTCGCACAGATTGCAGCCGTCCGCAATATTTCCTTTGAGATATTCCTGTATCACATCGTCCACTCTGCCGGAAACACCGGTTATGGTTTCTATATTATTTTGGGCGAACAGTTCCTGAGCCCTTGGGCCCATACCCCCGGCTATAATGCAGTTGACTCCTAATTCTGCCAGATACCCGGGCAGGAAACCCGGCTGGTGCCCCGGATTTTCAATTACCAATTTCGAGTTTATCTTGTTTTGCTTTTCATCCACATCATATATGGTATACTGGGGACAGTGCCCGAAATGGGCTGAAACTACATTTCCTTCGGTGGCTATGGCTATCTTCATTATAAAACTCCTCCAATCTTAATATTGGCTCTAATGTAAAAAGTATCATCGATGCCAGGTAATGGCATCGGCACTTTTTTGACTTTTTACATATGCGGTGTTGTCGTAGGGCCAGAAGCCATGCTCAATTTGCCTTCTCTAAAATATTCCAGGGCTTCCCTGACGCTTATAGAATTGGTAGTAAATACTTTTATTCCGGATTCCGTCAATACCCTCATGGCATTTGGACCCACATTCCCGGTTATCAGAGCCGAAGCTTTTTTATCCACTATGAACTGGGCCACCTGAACACCCGTGCCGTGAGCACCGCTTGCATATTCGTTTTCCACGGCTTCAAATTCTTTTGTATCAGAATCCGCAAATATAAAATACCTGCAGCGGCCGAATCTTTCGTCCACCATGGAATTTAGATCTTTACCTGCGGCTGTAACAGCAACTTTCATAAGTTAAATCCCTCGCTTTTTTAATTTAGGGCTGCCACCCTTTTATGAAAAATGCCCCTTTTTCGCCGAAAAAAATTTAGATATTTTGGCTAAAAATATGTTATAATTATAATAATTATAATAGTATACAGCTAAATTTTAAACATTGCATAATCTGTTGATTTTGTAAAGATGTGGCAGGGGCTGGCCGCCATCCGCCCCTGCCAATGAGCCTAACTTTTTCAGCCCTGGCTTTTTTCTGCATCAGGGCCTTCTTTTTTTGCCCTTTTAAGTTCTTCCAATCTCGCTTCTATTTCTTTCAGCTGTTCCTTCAGGTATTTGGCCTCCTGAGAAAGGGCCTCTGCCTCATACTTTTGTTCATCCTCGGCGGCAGGATATACCGCCGCAGGGTCAAAAGGGTAATATCCCCTTGCCCAAAACGGCAGCCCGGTAGCATAATAGCGCCACCTCCATCCCCGGCCGGCGCCCAACCCAAGGCCACGGCCATAACCTGCCGCTCTTCGCCAGAATCTCCCGACAGGGTTCATATAGCCCGGTACCGGAAAACCGGCACAGAAACCGGCGGCTCTGCCGGTCATGGGGCCGAACCCCAGGGGGCCAGTTCCATCGCCTCTAGGCATGTTTTTCACCTCCTTTTGAAGAATCGTAATTTTAGTCTAGGACTCCAATGCTGCTGCCGAAGGCGGCTGTATATCTCCGGCAGTCAACATTTTTATTCCTTCTTAAATTTTTATTTCTTCTTAAGGCGTTCCAGATCTTTTACCCATTCTCCCATGCCTTTTATTCCATCGCTATCGTACATCTCTATGCTGCCGCTGTCGCACAGCTCGGCAAGTTTGTAATCTAACGGCAGGGAACCCAGATATGGAATCTGCACCTGCTCCGCAGCTTTGCTCCCGCGGCTTTCACCAAATATGTTTATCTTCTCACCGCATTTGGGACAAATCAGGTAACTGTAATTTTCCACAAGGCCCAATATGGGAACGCCCATCATCCTTGTCATATTTATTGCCTTCTTTACCACCATCATAACCAGATCCTGAGGTGATGAGACGATTACCAGTCCGTCCACGGGCAAAGACTGCATGACGGTAAGCGGCGCATCGCCGGTGCCCGGAGGAAGGTCAATGAGCAAAAAGTCCAGGTCTCCCCATATCACATCGGTCCAGAATTGTTTTACTGCGTTTGCAATAAGGGGGCCTCTCCATATGACAGGGTCATCCTCATTTTCCAGCAGCAGATTCAGAGACATTATCCGTATTCCCGAGGAGCTTTCGGGCGGCATCAGGCCGAAACCGATATTCTCAGGACGGTTTTTTACACCGAACATCCTCGGTATGCTGGGCCCGGTGATATCGGCATCAAGGATGCCTACTTTGTAGCCTTTCCTCTGCAGGCTTACAGCTAGAAGCCCGGTTACGGTGGACTTGCCCACTCCGCCTTTTCCGCTCATAATCGCTACTACATTTTTTATGCGGTTTAACTCACCCCCAGGGATTTTTTCTACTCCAGGAGCAGTAGAGGCTTTTTCCTCCCGATCTTTTTGTGCGGTGGTTTTGTTTTGATTCATTAAATACACCCTTTCTTTTTTGATTATGAGGATTTTAAAACCGCAGATGTTGCATCAGTAGATTTTTCTTTCACCGCCTTTGCCCAGGGTTAATCTAAATAATCAAACGGCCCTCTTTGCCGGCGGCCATGGCACCATCCCCTGTGATTTCCCGCTGGAACCCATTCCGTACTGTGACATTCCGGGCATTCAGAGGCCTGAATATTTTCCTTCTGAACTTCCTCCCAGACATGGCCACATTTCAAACACTTCACAAATTGTGAAAAATGATATTTCCCGCCTTCTATTCTAATGGCTTTTCCTTTTACCAGCGCATCGGCCCCTTTACAGTGAGCCGAGTTTAATATCCTAAAGAAAGTCGGCCGGGAGATACCCATTTTTTCGGCACAATCTTCCTCTCTCCCCTTGTTATGGTCATATGTTTATAACTTTCAATTTTATTATATTGCTATTGTGAACTTATGTCAATAATAGTATTCTTTTTTTATTATTGACATATGACCAATATAGTATTATATTGAAAATGAACGTTATAAATTTCATAAATAATTCGAGGGGGCAAAATTATATATACCGATAAGGTAATTGATCATTTTTTAAATCCCAGAAATGTGGGTGAAATTCCCGATGCGGATGGTATAGGGCAATACGGTGATCAGAAAGAAGGTCGATTTTCCTTTGCGCTTAGAGCCCGTAGTTTAGACGGACCTCGTTTTCTTTTCGATACGGGCCAGGGCAAAGCAATCATCAATAATGCACGGATTTTTAAAATCAACCTATCGGAATTCCCTTTTCCCGTTCGGTTTTGGAGAATAAAGGTGCTTGTTTCCACTTCAATACGGCCTGGCAGGAGATTGTGCCGGGGTTTTCACTGACAGGAGAGGTGCCCAGAAAGACAGGCTTCGAAAAGGGGGAGAAAGATCTTGTAATTATCATAGGTGACAGTTTTGTTCAGGATCCTATTATAGATGACCAATCATTAGTCATTGAAACCGAAAAGGGTCTTTTCATCATACTCGGTTATGCACATGCATGCATAATAAATATTATCAACTACGCCATTGAACGGACCGGTCAAAATCATATTCACGCCATTATCGGCGGGACCCGCCTGGGTGCAGTAAGTGAAGAACAGCAAGAAAAAAGCATCAAGGCTTTAAAGGAATTTGATGTGGATCGCATAGGAGTTTCTCATTGCACAGGATTAAAAGCCTCGATGCGCCTGGTGCAGGAATTCGGGGAACAGTTTTTCTTCTGTAATGTGGGAACTGTGATAGAATTATAAACAATCTTTGGATTTCTGTTTGATACCGGTTAAAAAACAGATCTATTTGAAGAAAGACAGTGTTTCGATATCCGACATGGTCCTGAGACCCGGTCTGGAATGAACCACTACCGGAATAGAATTTACCATAATGGCGCAGGTGGCGATGTCTCCATTGACGCCGCCATGGATTGTAGATTCGATTCTGGGTGTTCCTTCTATTATTATGCTGTCTCTAGACTCGGGTTCTCCAACAGATGCCCTGAATACCAGATTGATTGCCACCTGTCCATCGACTATGCCCCTACCGACTTGCTGGACCCCTGCAACATCTCCGGGTTGTATTGTCATGTTATTCGTTTTTATAAGTCTCGTGGCGATAACAGGAGTTATGATGTCTTCAGTTTTTTCCAGTTTCCATCCCAGCCTGGACGCTATCATATGAATTGACTCCGTCAGGCCAACATGTCTTAAAATTCCTTTTTCGACCTTTTCATGAAATTCCTTTATGGATAACCCGGCGCCGATTTTTTTCTGGAAGGGTATCCTCCTGAAGGTGGCGTCCTGTATCCTTTCCACTGTTATTTTATCCACACTTCGACATACCGAAGTCAAAGAAAGCGGTAGAAAGTCCATTAAAAAGCCTGGATTGACACCTGTTGCAAGCACGGATACCTTTTTACTTTTCGCTTTCTCATCAATCTCTCTGGAAATTTCCGGGTTGGTCAACCATGGGTATGATAGTTCTTCGCATGTTGTAACAATATTCACTCCATATTCCAGAAGGTTTATTATCTGCTCCCGAATGGAAGCGAGACTTGAAGTCGTTGTAAGAATAACCGCGTCCACATTATTGTTTTTCAGCACAGACTTAATATCCTTTGAAACTTTGACGCCGATGGGTTCCGGCAAACCCGCCAGGGTGCCCACATCCTGGCCGACTTTTTTTTCGTCTGCATCAATGGCACCCACGATGTTGAAATTTTTTCTTTCCGCAAGAAATCTGGTTATCTGGTTGCCAATAGGCCCCAGCCCCATCTGGACCACATTGATTTTTCCCATAGACAATTCCTCCCATTAATTTTTTTATTGTTTTTATAATAAAAAGACCCGGAAAGATTAATATACAGTCTTCCGGGTCTTACTTATCTTAATATATAAAGGTGATTTATATATTGATAAATAAGAATGTATTTTTTTCTAACTTGAAATGCCTGATTCCTTGAACATTTTGTATTTGTTCTGAGCATCTTTTAATGCCACTATCAAAGCCTTTTGGGCTGTTCCCAAAAACCTCCGCTCTATCTGGGATACTATTTCATCCATATCCTCCAACAAATTATACCCCACAATTATAGATTCTATAAAGCTCGAAGTCTTTTGTGAAACAGTATTGCAGGTAAAATCGATTATTTTATTGTCAGTTGAATTTACCATTACCCCTACAAAAAACGTGCTGAATATATCGCTGATGGGATCGGTTTTGCTGGTTTTGGCAAGACCGGTAACATATATTGTGTTCTTATCGTAGTTCAAAATTTGTACCCCCGTCAAATCATGCACTTTTCCCATTAGCTTTTATACTTTATATATATAAATACTATATATTTTTCTAAAATCCTGCTGCTGGTGACACTTTTTTAAAATAAATATCTTTTGCATAAAAATTATAAATGGTTCTGCAGCTTTTGATTCAGTTGGCATGATTCTTTATTTATTCAGTTAAAGCTTTTTTAATATTGTCGAGATTTTTCTGCATAATTGAAAAATAATCCTCACCGGCCTTTATTTCTTCAGATGTAAGCCCACCGATGGGATTTAATACCATGGTTTTCGCTCCTACCTCCCGGGCCAAGGTTTCGGAAAGTTTAGGACTTACTAGAGTTTCAAAGAAAATGTATTTTATATTTTTTTGCCTGCAAAGTTCGGCCAGTTCTGCCATTTTTTTGGGTGAAGGTTCCTCCTGGGGCGAAAGCCCTGAAATTGGTATTTGCACTAATCCGTATCTTTTTGCCATGTAGCCAAATGCCGCATGGGATGTAATAAACTCTTTTCTTTTCAGATTTGCCAGGTTTTCTCTATAGCTTTTGTCCAGTTCATCCAGTTTTGCCACCAGTTCATTGAAGTTTTCTTCATAATAGGATTTGTTGTCGGCATCGGCGGCAGCCACCGCATCATATATACGGCGGGCCATTTCTTTAGCAAGGACGGGATCCAGCCAGATGTGAGGGTCATGATTTTCTATAAGGCCTTTTCCTGCTTCCACTACCGTTATCCCCTTATCCCTGAGCTGCCCTTCCAGCTTTTGGGCCCAGGGTTCCATGACATCTCCAAGAAATACGAATACCCTAGCATCATAAATCCCGGCTATTTGCTTTGGGAAAGGTTCATAATCGTGGGGTTCCACTCCTGCCGGTATAATGTTCTCTACCTGTGCTCTGTCCCTTACTATTTTTTTGGTAAAATCATACAGCGGATAAAAGGTAGTGTAAATGACAAGACGACTTGAATCAACTTTGGTAGGAGCATAATCGGCTCTTTTTGCAGTACAACCGGCCACCGTGAAAATTAGGGAAAAAATTGCAATGAATACTAATGCTTTTTTAAACCTTTTCATAAGGACCTCCTAATTGCAAATTATTTGCATTTGCTATTAATATCATTATATATAATTTCCACCCGGTGTCAATAGTATGCGAAAATAATAAAGCACCTACTTATTCTTCCATACCCAGTGGAAACAACGCAGGAGATGCGTTCACCGCGTTCATGTCAAACACCTTAAGTTCATGTCAAACACCTTAAATGGAAAAAATAATGTGTAATGCACCCTAATGATTCAAGGATGTCGAATCATTGATACTCATAAATAAATCTACCAGTTCAGGATCAAAAATAATGCCTGAATTTCTTTTTATTTCTCTTAAAGCCCCTATACAATCGGCATTATTTTCATATGACATGCTGTGAATAAGTTCATCATACGAATCGACTATTGAAATAATGCGCGCTAAAATCGGAATCTCTTCCCCTTTTAAACCTTTTGGGTATCCTTTGCCATCCCATCTCTCGTGGTGATGCAATATCGCTTCCGCTATGCCTGCAAGCTCAGGAAAAGATATTGCTATCCTGTAACCTGTCTCCACATGTTTCTGCATTAAAATGATCTCATCCGATGTTGGCGGTTTGCCCTTTCTAAACAAATCTTCCGGAACCGCCACTTTACCTATATCATGAAATTCCGCTAAAAGCTTTACAGAATTCAATTGTTCTTCTGAAAGTCTGAGCTTTTCCGCCATCTTTAACGCTAAATTTTTTATTCTGTCCATATGTTCTTCCGTCTCATCCGTATTTTCTAATAAAGTCCTCTTTAAAGCCAACAATAGTCTCTTTCTCACTTCACTGCCTTCCATCGATTTTTGCCTATACATTGCATCTTCTGCTCTGTTTAACACTTCGTTAATATCTTCGAGGTGGTTTTCTTTTGTCGCACAGCCAAGAGCTATACTGAGCGGTATGCGACCTTCATCCTCTCTGCAAAAATTCTCTATTCTCATGCAGATCTGCTCAGCCGTTTTTTTACCTGTTTTGGGCAGGAGTATGGCAAATTCATCTCCACCCCAGCGGGCGATGATATCTTCCTTCCTGCAGGCTCTCCTCAAAATATCTGCTATTTTTTTTAGCAACTCATCACCTTCAAAATGGCCAAACGTATCATTTACAAGCTTTAAGCCGTTCAAATCGCCGAT from Biomaibacter acetigenes includes these protein-coding regions:
- a CDS encoding aldehyde ferredoxin oxidoreductase C-terminal domain-containing protein, producing the protein MGYDIEEKPTEEKMKILREYRESQYQKLCDAVYKRRGWNSNGVPTLETVKQLGIDFPDVVELVSRYQ
- a CDS encoding NifB/NifX family molybdenum-iron cluster-binding protein — encoded protein: MKVAVTAAGKDLNSMVDERFGRCRYFIFADSDTKEFEAVENEYASGAHGTGVQVAQFIVDKKASALITGNVGPNAMRVLTESGIKVFTTNSISVREALEYFREGKLSMASGPTTTPHM
- a CDS encoding DUF3870 domain-containing protein; its protein translation is MNYDKNTIYVTGLAKTSKTDPISDIFSTFFVGVMVNSTDNKIIDFTCNTVSQKTSSFIESIIVGYNLLEDMDEIVSQIERRFLGTAQKALIVALKDAQNKYKMFKESGISS
- a CDS encoding ATP-binding protein, with translation MVGIAPTEAQDYFPNGGENMIIAIASGKGGTGKTTVAANLAVSLKDKMPVALLDCDVEEPNAHLFLMPEFTERESVTLPVPSIDSDKCTHCGICTRICAYHALADLGKKILVFEELCHGCGGCSLLCPAGAITEIHKEIGLVERGTAKGIEFVQGTLSIGSVLAPPVIKKVKSRIKSGPAVIIDSPPGTSCPMINAVSGADYCVLVTEPTPFGLSDLQLAVGVVRELGISFGVVINRAGMGDGEVEKYLQEQNIPLLMKIPFDRRYAACCARGGLLVEEFPELRQSFNNLWKAIERRVEA
- a CDS encoding NifB/NifX family molybdenum-iron cluster-binding protein, giving the protein MKIAIATEGNVVSAHFGHCPQYTIYDVDEKQNKINSKLVIENPGHQPGFLPGYLAELGVNCIIAGGMGPRAQELFAQNNIETITGVSGRVDDVIQEYLKGNIADGCNLCDHGEGDHGGHCSH
- a CDS encoding ATP-binding protein codes for the protein MKEIIVLSGKGGTGKTTVTASLAALAKDAVLTDCDVDAADLYLLLNPKIKDTFKFWGSQKARISEHKCIRCGKCETVCRFDAIKDFKVNPTFCEGCGVCYNICPEKAIDMVDTLSGHWYISDTRYGPMVHARLGIAEENSGKLVSLVKKTARDIAEREGYKYIITDGPPGIGCPVISTLSGADVALIVTEPTAAGLHDLERVLKLAENFKVTVKVVINKFDLAQEKSKEIEQYCIYKGIEVIGKIPFDEDVVKAISKGVPPVEYSFGPAAEVLKNVAVLSFGDSGCRQE
- a CDS encoding MBL fold metallo-hydrolase, coding for MPGFSLTGEVPRKTGFEKGEKDLVIIIGDSFVQDPIIDDQSLVIETEKGLFIILGYAHACIINIINYAIERTGQNHIHAIIGGTRLGAVSEEQQEKSIKALKEFDVDRIGVSHCTGLKASMRLVQEFGEQFFFCNVGTVIEL
- a CDS encoding Gfo/Idh/MocA family oxidoreductase — encoded protein: MGKINVVQMGLGPIGNQITRFLAERKNFNIVGAIDADEKKVGQDVGTLAGLPEPIGVKVSKDIKSVLKNNNVDAVILTTTSSLASIREQIINLLEYGVNIVTTCEELSYPWLTNPEISREIDEKAKSKKVSVLATGVNPGFLMDFLPLSLTSVCRSVDKITVERIQDATFRRIPFQKKIGAGLSIKEFHEKVEKGILRHVGLTESIHMIASRLGWKLEKTEDIITPVIATRLIKTNNMTIQPGDVAGVQQVGRGIVDGQVAINLVFRASVGEPESRDSIIIEGTPRIESTIHGGVNGDIATCAIMVNSIPVVVHSRPGLRTMSDIETLSFFK
- a CDS encoding sensor domain-containing diguanylate cyclase/phosphohydrolase, coding for MEQNIKESEEKFKNIFLQSPLGIEIYDKNGRLLEVNRAFMEIFGVVNPDEVKGFRLFEDHNLQEDQKAKLLGGEAVRYETEFDFDIVKSMRLYNTKKSGRMHIDCSITPLKLNYEIYGYIVIVQDITERKRNEEKIRYLTFHDNVTGLYNRHYFEEELKRLDVERQLPLSMIIGDLNGLKLVNDTFGHFEGDELLKKIADILRRACRKEDIIARWGGDEFAILLPKTGKKTAEQICMRIENFCREDEGRIPLSIALGCATKENHLEDINEVLNRAEDAMYRQKSMEGSEVRKRLLLALKRTLLENTDETEEHMDRIKNLALKMAEKLRLSEEQLNSVKLLAEFHDIGKVAVPEDLFRKGKPPTSDEIILMQKHVETGYRIAISFPELAGIAEAILHHHERWDGKGYPKGLKGEEIPILARIISIVDSYDELIHSMSYENNADCIGALREIKRNSGIIFDPELVDLFMSINDSTSLNH
- a CDS encoding DUF5320 domain-containing protein, with amino-acid sequence MPRGDGTGPLGFGPMTGRAAGFCAGFPVPGYMNPVGRFWRRAAGYGRGLGLGAGRGWRWRYYATGLPFWARGYYPFDPAAVYPAAEDEQKYEAEALSQEAKYLKEQLKEIEARLEELKRAKKEGPDAEKSQG
- a CDS encoding metal ABC transporter substrate-binding protein; the protein is MKRFKKALVFIAIFSLIFTVAGCTAKRADYAPTKVDSSRLVIYTTFYPLYDFTKKIVRDRAQVENIIPAGVEPHDYEPFPKQIAGIYDARVFVFLGDVMEPWAQKLEGQLRDKGITVVEAGKGLIENHDPHIWLDPVLAKEMARRIYDAVAAADADNKSYYEENFNELVAKLDELDKSYRENLANLKRKEFITSHAAFGYMAKRYGLVQIPISGLSPQEEPSPKKMAELAELCRQKNIKYIFFETLVSPKLSETLAREVGAKTMVLNPIGGLTSEEIKAGEDYFSIMQKNLDNIKKALTE
- a CDS encoding Mrp/NBP35 family ATP-binding protein → MNQNKTTAQKDREEKASTAPGVEKIPGGELNRIKNVVAIMSGKGGVGKSTVTGLLAVSLQRKGYKVGILDADITGPSIPRMFGVKNRPENIGFGLMPPESSSGIRIMSLNLLLENEDDPVIWRGPLIANAVKQFWTDVIWGDLDFLLIDLPPGTGDAPLTVMQSLPVDGLVIVSSPQDLVMMVVKKAINMTRMMGVPILGLVENYSYLICPKCGEKINIFGESRGSKAAEQVQIPYLGSLPLDYKLAELCDSGSIEMYDSDGIKGMGEWVKDLERLKKK